Within the Hypericibacter adhaerens genome, the region TCACCCGTTCGGGCCCATTGGCGGCCTCTCCCGTTCCGGGATAGATAGGATTCCGCCTTCCGGTTGCGTGGCACCCCTTCGACCACGCGAATCCTCCGATGGGACTGGCCGACAATGCCCGATCGTCGCAACGACAAGATGAAGCTGGGTGCCTTCTTCCACCCGACCGGGAATCACATCGCCGCCTGGCTGCACTCCGGCTCGCAGATCGATGCCGGCACCAATTTCGAGCATTACGCGGCGCTGGCGCAGACGGCCGAGGCCGCCAAGTTCGACCTCATGTTCCTTGCCGACGCCGTCGCGACGCGCAACGGCCGCCTGAACGCGCTCAAGCGCTGGCCCCAATACATGGCCTATTTCGATCCGATGGTGCTGCTCTCCGGCATCGCGGCGAGGACCAGCCGCCTAGGGCTGGTTGCGACCGCCGCCACCAGCTACAACGAGCCCTACCACGTCGCGCGCCGCTACGCCTCGCTCGATCATCTGAGCCATGGCCGCGCCGGCTGGAACGCCGTGACCTCCTCGAACCATTCGGAAAGCCGGAACTTCGGCCGCGAGGAGCATCTCTCCCACCGCGAGAAATACGAGCGGGCGCTGGAGTTCCTCGAGGTCGTCAAGGGGCTCTGGGACAGCTGGGAGGACGATGCCTTCCGGCGCGATCGGACGACCGCGGAATATTTCGATCCCGCCAAGCTTCATCCGCTGAACCACAAAGGTGCACACTTCTCCGTGGCCGGCCCTCTCAACGTGGCACGGCCGCCGCAAGGCCATCCCATCATCGCCCAGGCCGGCGGCTCCGACGATTTCATCGACATGGCCGGCCGTCACGCCGATCTCATCTTCACCGCGCAGTTCGACCTGGAATCGGCCCAGGCGCTTTACGGGAAGCTGGCGGCCGCCGTGAAGAAGCACGGCCGGCCGGCGGGTTCGCTCAAGGTGATGCCCGGCCTCAACGCCATCGTCGGCCGGACCGAGAAGGAAGCACAGGAGAAGCACGAGCATCTCTCCTCCCTCATCCATCCCGACGTCGGACGGGAGGTGCTCTCCAACGATCTGGGCAATGTCGATCTCTCGGGCGTGCCGCTCGACGCACCGATCCCGGAAGAGATCGTCGAGGAGCAGCTCCGCTTCTGGCTGCGCTTCATGAAGGAAGCCACGGGCAAGGAAAACCCGACGTTGCGCGAAACCTACCGGCATTACGGCAGCGCCCGCGGCCAGCGCCCCCTGGTCGGAACGGCGAGCCAGATCGCGGACGAGATGGAGCGCTGGTTCCAGGGTCGCGGCGCCGACGGTTTCCTGATCCATCCGGCAACGCTG harbors:
- a CDS encoding LLM class flavin-dependent oxidoreductase; this encodes MPDRRNDKMKLGAFFHPTGNHIAAWLHSGSQIDAGTNFEHYAALAQTAEAAKFDLMFLADAVATRNGRLNALKRWPQYMAYFDPMVLLSGIAARTSRLGLVATAATSYNEPYHVARRYASLDHLSHGRAGWNAVTSSNHSESRNFGREEHLSHREKYERALEFLEVVKGLWDSWEDDAFRRDRTTAEYFDPAKLHPLNHKGAHFSVAGPLNVARPPQGHPIIAQAGGSDDFIDMAGRHADLIFTAQFDLESAQALYGKLAAAVKKHGRPAGSLKVMPGLNAIVGRTEKEAQEKHEHLSSLIHPDVGREVLSNDLGNVDLSGVPLDAPIPEEIVEEQLRFWLRFMKEATGKENPTLRETYRHYGSARGQRPLVGTASQIADEMERWFQGRGADGFLIHPATLPDGLEDICGLLIPELQNRGLFRTEYEGETLRENLGLPRPKNRYA